Part of the Caulifigura coniformis genome, CGTACTTTTCGAGGCGTCCGGCATGGGCGAGGGCGAGGAGCATGAGGTGCTTCGCCTCGAAGTTGCCGAGCGAGCCGGTGCGGCAGGCGGCTTCGCCGAACTTGTCCGCCTTGTCGAACCGGGCGAGATCGGACGCGAGCAGCGTCGGAACCGGGTGCCAGCTATGGGCCTGCATCTTGGCGGGCGTGCTGTGGTCGCCGGTGACGATGAGGACGTCGGGCTTGAGGGCCGTGATCCGCGGGATCACAGCATCCAGGTCCTCGATCATCTTCGCCTTCTTGTTGAAGTCGCCATCTTCGCCGCACTTGTCGGTGTACTTGAAGTGCATGAAGAAGAAGTCGTAGTCGTTCCAGGCAGCCTCGAGGCGGGTGCACTGGTCGGCGAGGGTCTGGCCGGCGTCGAGGATGTCCATGGCGACAAGGCGTGCCAGGCCGCGGTACATCGGGTAGACGGCGATGGCGCCGGCCTTCGTGCCGTAGACTTCCTGGAACGTGGGGATCGTCGGCTTCTTGTCGATGCCGCGGAGCGTGAGGAAGTTGGCCGGTGCGTCGTTCTTCAGGATCTCACGAGCCTGTTTGAGGAACGAGCTGGCGGCTTCGGCAGTCTTCTTCGACGCAGCGTCCTTTCCGACGGGGTCGAGCGGCGCGACCCCGGTCTTCTGCGGGTCGGTGTCATCGACGTTGCCGCCGAGGCCTTCACCGCGGAGGACGATGACGAGGCGGTATTCCTTCACGTGCCGGACGAAGACTTCGACGCCGGGGACCTTGATCTTGTTGAGCTTCTCGCAGAGCGGCGCGGCCCGATCGGAATCGATGCGGCCGGCGCGGCGGTCTGTGATATTGCCGGCGGCATCGAGCGTGCAGAAGTTGCCGCGGATGGCGACGTCGTTGGGGCCGAGGTCAAAGTCGATGCCGAGGGCCTCCAGCACGCCGCGACCGATCTGGTACTTGAGCGGGTCGTAGCCGAAGAGCCCGAGGTGGCCAGGGCCGCTGCCGGGGGTGATGCCGGGGAGCACGGGCGTCGAAAGGCCGAGCGAGCTGCGGGCGGCGAGCTTGTCGAGGTTGGGAGTCTTCGCAGTTTCGAGTTCAGTTTTCCCGCCCGGTTCGAGCGGCAGGCCGCCGAGCCCGTCGGCGACGAGCATGACGATCTTCGAACCGTTGGACTTCTGAAGCTGGCGTGTGAGTTCGTGGATATCTGACATGGTCGAATGGGAGAGAGTTCAAGTTTGCCGAAGCAGTCGGCGAGTCGGAAAATCTGCGGCGACGATCAATAAGTGACCGTGCTGTTGGGCCGGGCTTCTTTGAATTTGTCGATGGCCCCGTCGGTCACCTCGGTGTTGCTGATATCGATCGACTTCAGCTTCGGCGCCTTGGAGAGTGCGACGAGGCCGTCGTTATCGATGCGTGTCTGCTTGATGTTCAGCGATTCGAGCGACGGCAGGGCGGCGAGTTTGGCCAGGCCTTCGGAAGTCAGGCGACTGCACTGCTCAAGGCTCAGGTCTCGCAGCTTCGCCAGCCCGAGAAGCTGCGGGATGTCATCGTCCCGAATCAGGGCGGCCCACATTTCGAGCGTTTCGAGGTTTTTGAGTTCCGCGATGGTCGGCATGCCATCGGAGCCGAAGGGCGTCTCGCTGACGTCGAGGTAGACGAGTGTGTCTTTCGAGCCGAGAACGTGTTTCAGGCCTGTGCCGTCGATCGAGGTTCCGCGTAGGCGCAGATCGCGGAGCTTCTTCATGCCGGCCAGCGATTCGAGGCCCTTGTCATCGATGTGAGTCCGCATGAGATTGAGCTTTGTCAGATCGGTCATGCCGGCGAGGTGCACCATGCCGTCGCTGGTGACGGCGTTGGCGTCTTCGATCTCCAGGGTCCGGAGCTTCAGGTTTGCCAGGTGCTTCACGCCGGCATCGGTAAGCTCGAAGTTGCGGAGCTTGAGGTCGACCAGCGTCGAGATCTTGCCAACTTCCGCGAGTCCTGCGTCGGTGATCTGCGTGCAACCGCGGAGGTCGAGCGCCCGGAGGCCTTTCAGTTCGGCGACATATGGCATTCCCGCGTCGGTGATGCGGGAATAGAGCAGCAGGAGCTGCTCAAGGTTGGTCAGTGTTTTGAGCTGGCCGAGGCCCTCGTCGCTGACGGCCGTACACTTGCGGAGGCCGAGGACCCTGAGCTGGGGGACGATGCCGGCCAGTGTTCCGAGGCCCGAGTTCGTGACCTCGCTGTTTTCCAGGCTGAGGTACGTCAGTGAGGGGAGGCCTTTGAAGAGTTCGAGTTGCGCATCGCTCAGGGCCGCCTCCTTGCAGTCGGCCCGTTCGACGTTTCCTGCCGCGTTGCGGGTGAGAATGACTTTCGCCTTCTCGAGCTCTGCGATCGCTGCGGGATCGTCCGGCTTCGCGGGAGGGGTCGCCGGGGGCTGCGTCGTCGCGGGTGCGGGCGCTGCCGTGGTCGTTGTCGCCGGGGCCTTGGGTTCAGGGGTCGGCTTGTTGCATCCGGTGGCCAGTACCAGGCCTCCGGAGATGCACAAGAGCGTGAATCGCTGGAGCATTTTGGAACGCGGGGCTCAGTGAGAACGAACGAGACTGCGCGAGTGCATCGACGCACTGCGCGAGTGCTGCCGATGCTAACAGAACATGGGGGGAACTGAAGCGAGGAGGACGACCGATCGCCTGCTGCGACGACGGGTCGAGGAACCATCGTTCATTTTTCGAGTGATGTTCCGACGGAGAACCCGCCTATGGAGCGATGACGAGAACTGACCGCAAGTCCCGAGGTGAGGTTCCATGTACTCACGACGATCGTTTCTGAAAACGACAGTTGGAACGGCGGGTTGCGTGGCGGCTGGCCGCCATCTTCGCAGCGAGGAAGCGGAAGTTGACGTCAACGACGTGCAATCACAGTTGAACGCCACGCGGGTGCTGGATGTCCAGAGGCCCACATCGGTCGCGGAACTGCAGAGTCTCATTCGGCGTGTCAAACGGAAGGACGCGGCGCTGGCTGTCTGCGGCGGGCGGCATGCGATGGGAGGTCAGCAGTTCCTTACGGGCGCCACGCTGATCGACACGACGGGGATGTGCCGCGTCGTCCGGCTGGATCGAACCAGGGGAACGGTGGAGGTCGAGGCCGGGATGCAGTGGCCGGCGCTCATCGAGCAGCTGACGCGTGACCAGGCGGGCGAGGAAATGTTGTGGACGATCCGTGACAAGCAATCGGGTGTCGACAATGTCTGTCTGGGTGGCTCGCTGGCGTCGAACATCCACGGTCGCGGGCTCAAGTTCGCGCCGATGGTCGAGACGATTGAATCGTTCGTGCTCATCGATGCCGGGGGAGAGGCGCGGACATGCAGCCGGAGCGAGAACGCAGAGCTGTTTTCGCTGGCGATCGGGGGTTATGGGCTGTTCGGCATCGTCGCGACTGTCACCCTGCGGCTGACGCCACGATTCAAGGTGGAACGCGTGGTTGACGTCATTCCCGTCCGCGATCTGCTCGACCGTGTCCAGGGACGCATTGACGAGGGGTTCGTCTTTGGCGACTGCCAGTACGCGACTGATTTCCGCGGGCCGGCCGAGGGTCACGAGGGGGTGTTCGCGTGCTACCGGCCAGTCACGACGGACCGCGACGCGACGCCCGCGATCGAGCTCCCGAAATCGAAGTGGGCGGAGTTGTACCGCCTCGCGCGGACGGACCGGACGAAGGCATTTGAAACATACGCGAACTACTACCGGTCAACGAACGGGCAGATCTACTGGTCGGACCGGCATCAGCTCTCCGGCAACTTCCAGTCGTATCGGGACGGATGGGATACGAAGGCGAGCACTGACATGATCACGGAACTGTACGTGCCGCCCCGTAACTTCCTGGCGTTTCTGGCGGCGATGCGACGGGATTTCGTCGAGCACCAGTGTGACCTGACGTATGGCACGATCCGGTTGATCGAGCCGGATGGGGAGACGTTCCTGCGGTGGGCGACCGAGCGGCTGGTGTGCATCATCTGCAACCTGCACGTCCAACACACGGCGGAAGGAGAGGCGAAAGCTGCCAAGGATTTCCGACGGCTGATCGACCGGGCGATCGAATTCGGAGGGCGGTATTACCTGACGTATCACCGGTGGGCGACGCGGACGCAGGTGGAGGCGTGCTACCCCCAATTTGTGGAGTTCTTAAAGCTGAAGCGGAAGTACGATCCGTCAGAGCGGTTCCAGAGCAACTGGTACCGGCACTACCGGCGGATGTTCGAGGATCGGGTTTGAGGGAGCGGAGAGAGCCGGTCCTTCCGGGTGACCTTGCGGTCGGCCTGGGTGTCACGGTCGGGAGACCGTGACACAGCGAAGCCTGTGTTTTCCACGGTTGCACGGCTCACAGAGCCGTGGCACGCGATTCGTCATCCGGCGGCTAGCTCCGACCGCTCACGGATGCGTTCAGCGTGCGCGGGGCAGATGAGGCCGCCTGACGGCGGGGCCTCTCTTTCAGCTCTCGGCGCGGGTAATGACGGGGAAGTTGTGGCGTTCGCCGCGGCCCTTGAGAGGGTAGTCCTTGCGGAGCGGGAACGCTGTGAACTCGTCCGGCATGAGGATGCGGCGGAGGTCGGGATGGCCTTCAAACTTGATCCCGAACATGTCGAACACTTCCCGCTCCATCCAGTCGGCCCCTTTCCAGAGGGAGTAGACCGACGGAAGTGCGGGATCAGGATCGTTGACGAACGTCTTCAGGATGACCCGCTCGCCGGTGGTCGTATTCAGGAGGCAGTAGACCACGCCGAACCGATCGGTCGCGCCTTCGTACTCGAGATAATCGACGGCGGTGACGTCGACGAGCATGTCGAATCCGAATTCCGTCTTCAGGGCCGAGGCGGCCTCGGAGAGTTTCGCTGCCGGGACGATGGCGCGGCGGTTATCGCGAAATTCGCTGGTCGAGCCGTTGAAGCGGGCAACGAAGGCGGCGGTGTCGAGCATTGTGAAGGATTCAGGATTCAGGGGTCAGGATCCAGGGACGAGAGGAGCGGGTGCTCGTCGTTCCACTTCAATCCTCATCGCGAGCAATTCGCAGGTCGTGGCTGGCCGGCGGCTAGCGCCGTCCGCTCACTAGTTCAGATTCGGGGAGTTGTAGATCGGGAGATCGACGATGGGGAGCGCCTCGCGCGAGCGGCGGATTTCGTCGAGTTCAATCGGGATGGGCCCCGTGGCCGTGGTGCGACGACCGAATTCGCGGCCGTTGTGGGTCCCGGTCTTCTGAACGATGTCCTGCATTTCGATCAGGGCGGCGATCAGCTGCTCAGGGCGGGGAGGACATCCGGGGACGTAGAGATCGACCGGGATGAACCGGTCGACGCCCTGGACGACGGCGTAGGTATCGAACACGCCGCCTGTGCAGGCACATGCTCCCATCGAGATGCACCACTTCGGCTCGGGCATCTGCATCCAGATGCGCTGGAGCACGGGGAGCATTTTCATGACGACGCGGCCGGCGACGATCATGAGATCGCATTGCCGAGGGCTGAACCGCATGACCTCGGCGCCGAAACGGGCGAGGTCGAAGCGGGAGGAGGCCGTGGCCATCAGCTCGATGCCGCAGCAGGCCGTGGCGAACGGCATCGGCCAGAGGCTGTTCTTGCGAGCCCAGCTGGCCGCGGCGTCGAGGGTGGTGAGGAAAACGTTATCGGGAAGTTTTTCAGCCATGACTTAATCTTAGGCGATCAGGGTTGTGACGTCTGGGGGGTGTCCGTCCTGGATCAGCGCCACTTGAAGACGCCCTTGCGCCAGGCGTAGGCATAGGCGATCGCGAGGGTGGCCATGAAAATGATCATGATGCCGAACATGGTGTTCCGGAGTTCGAGGGGGAGCCCCCCTTCTCCGACATCGACGTAAGCGCACGTCGCCCAGGGATAGAGAAACAGCAATTCGACGTCGAAGACGAGGAACAGGATCGCCACGAGGTAGAATTTGACGTCAAAGGGCTGCCGAGCGTCGCCGACCGGGTCCATCCCCGATTCGTAGGCCATCTGCTTGGTGGCCGTCTTCTTCCGGGGCCCCAGGACGTGCGTCAGCACCATATTGGTGATGACGAAGCCGATCAGGATGAGGACGTAGACGAGGACTGGGGCGAAAGCAGACATTGCAGGGGCAAAAAAGGTCGGGCCGGAGGATGGCGGTCAGGGCTTCAAGACGTCCGGCGGCCGGATGTTAGGTGAAGTAGAAAACGTGAACAACCACCGTTCAGGGCATTCGCTTTGAAATCGCAAAGGCTAGAATGGTGGACTCCGCCCGTGGCCGCCCCGGCCGCCGGTGCATGAATCGCCAGGACTTCGGGCGGTTTGCCACATTAATCGTCCCGGCAGCGCCAAGAATCTGTCGCTGCGGCGCCCTGAAGAGTTTGTGTCGTCGTGAGCAGCAATCTGAACAGCCCGTCCGCTTCGAAAGGCACGTACGCCTTCGTGAAGGCGTAGGCAAATGCAACGTGCTGCGTGACCGTCCTTGTAGTTTCACCTAACAATGAGCCTCTACACGAGCAAAACGGCTGCCAGAGACGAGGCGTTACGGATTGCAATAGAGTTCGTCGCTGCCCATTTTGCTGGTGATCATCGCTGGGAATGGGACTGCTGTGAGCCTCAGCCGGACATCAATTCAAAGAACTACCTGCAACGCAAGACCGTGGTGAAATGGAGTATCGCAGTTCGTCTCGTTCCCAAGAGCGGCGGTACGTTCGACGGTGGGCCAACGGTTTCCGTCGACATCGTCACGAAGGAAGCTCGGTTTCAATGAACAAGATTATCCCGGATGGCTTTTGGCCGTTCTAACCAGCAGTAATCGGCGGGAACGGGTACTATTGCGGGCTTGGTTTCACGGTGTTTTTAGGTGTTCTGATGACCAACCCGGTAAAGGGTGAAAAGACATTTGCCTTCGTGTCGCTCGGATGCCCGAAAAACCTGGTCGACAGCGAGAAAATGCTGGGGCACCTGGCGATCGATGGCTTCCAGGTGGTTTCGGAACCGGAGGGGGCCGATTTCGTCGTGGTGAACACCTGCGGCTTCATCGAGCAGTCGCGGGCCGAGTCGAAGGCGGTGATCCAGGAAATGCTCGACCTGAAAAAGGCGGGCGGGACCAAAGGGGTGATCGTCGCGGGCTGCCTGCCGGAACGGCTGGGTGGGACGCTGCTGAATGAAATGCCGGAGATCGACCACGTTGTCGGCGTGTTCGGACGCGATGAGATCGCAACTGTCGCCGAAAAGCTGACCGGGGCCGCCCCGTCGTCGCTGATCCAGCTGGAATCCTCGCTGCCTGGCGTGGCCCCCCTGCACCGCGAACAGCGGGAGCTGTTCCGGCCGGCGGCGATCAAGGCGCTCGATGACCGGGCCCGGATGCGGCTGACGCCCTCGCATTTCGCCTATCTCAAGATTTCCGAAGGGTGCGACCGGACGTGCACGTTCTGCTCGATTCCGAAGATGCGCGGCAAGCACGTCACCAAGCCGATCGAGATGGTGATCGAAGAGGCGAAGGAACTCGCGGCCGACGGCTGCAAGGAGCTGATCCTCGTCGCCCAGGACACGACCTACTATGGGCTCGACCTGTATGGCGAAGTGCGGCTGGTGCAACTGCTGAAAGAGCTGGAAAAGGTCGATGGGCTGGAGTGGATCCGGCTGATGTACCTGTACCCGATTCATTTCTCGGATGAACTGATCGACACGATCGCCGGATCAAGCCGGATCATCCCGTACCTCGACATGCCGCTGCAGCACATCAACAGCCAGGTGCTGAAGCGAATGCAGCGGCGGGTGAATCGCGAGAAGACGATTGAGCTCGTCGAGAAGCTGCGGGGCCGGATCGACAATCTCGTGATGAGGACGACATTCGTCGTTGGCTTCCCGGGGGAGACGGAGGAGCAGTTCGAGGAGCTGCGGGAGTTTGTGAAGGAAACGCAGTTTCAGCGAATGGGGGTGTTTCCGTTCTCGCGAGAGCCGGGAACGGCCGCCGATCGGCTGGATGGACACCTTCCGGACGAAGTGAAGGCGGAGCGGGTCGAAACGCTGATGGCGGACCAGCAGGAGATCGCCTTTGCGTGGGGCGACTCGATGGTGGGCTACGAACTCGACTGCCTGATCGATGAGGAAGTGGAAGAGGGAGTGTGGTCGGGTCGGACGTTTGCCGATGCGCCGGAGATCGACGGGACGGTGTACGTGCAGGGGGAAAACCTGAACGTGGGCGACTTCGTGCCAGTCGAGATTCTCGAGCGTCGCGACTACGACTGGATCGCGGCCGCCTCGGAGGAATAGCTCCTGCGGCTTGTCGTCCGATCGCAGGCCGCAGGCTGACCGGCCGGAAAAGCTGACCACGGTCGATGGAGAGCTAGCGCGGTTGGCTGAGCTGGCCGGCGGCTCGGTACGAGGCCTACTGGACCTCGATTGCGTTGGTCAGTGCGCGGTCCCGAATTTCGTCGAGGGCGGCGTGGGTGACCAGTTGCTTGGCGTAGTAGGTTGTCGTCTGTCCGGAGATGACGACGCGTTTTTCCGAGACATCAACGCGGAGGTCGCGGATGCGGCCGCCGGTTCGGCAGCGGACGATTCGCTCGATCCGGGCGACGAGAGTTTCATCGATGGCGGCTCTTGCCGCCTCATTCTTTGCGACAGCGGTCGCTGCGGGGCTCGCTTCCAGGAGCATCAACTCCCTCCTTGCGTCAAAGCGTCGGAGGCCGGGCAAGGGGTGCCCGACAAGGTTGTGTTGGTGAAGCGCCGTGGGCGTCTCCACGACCACGGAAATGAGGCTAACAAACAGGATTCGCGTGGTCAATTCCCGCGGGTTTCTCCTCAATCCCGCCTTACGCCGTCGGGGAAACTCGCTACGATCCCGGCGTCTCGTTCCCCCCGACTCCTTGGACAAAACACATGCGTGGCTACTCTGCCGCCGTTTTGGTGCG contains:
- a CDS encoding 2,3-bisphosphoglycerate-independent phosphoglycerate mutase, yielding MSDIHELTRQLQKSNGSKIVMLVADGLGGLPLEPGGKTELETAKTPNLDKLAARSSLGLSTPVLPGITPGSGPGHLGLFGYDPLKYQIGRGVLEALGIDFDLGPNDVAIRGNFCTLDAAGNITDRRAGRIDSDRAAPLCEKLNKIKVPGVEVFVRHVKEYRLVIVLRGEGLGGNVDDTDPQKTGVAPLDPVGKDAASKKTAEAASSFLKQAREILKNDAPANFLTLRGIDKKPTIPTFQEVYGTKAGAIAVYPMYRGLARLVAMDILDAGQTLADQCTRLEAAWNDYDFFFMHFKYTDKCGEDGDFNKKAKMIEDLDAVIPRITALKPDVLIVTGDHSTPAKMQAHSWHPVPTLLASDLARFDKADKFGEAACRTGSLGNFEAKHLMLLALAHAGRLEKYGA
- a CDS encoding leucine-rich repeat domain-containing protein encodes the protein MLQRFTLLCISGGLVLATGCNKPTPEPKAPATTTTAAPAPATTQPPATPPAKPDDPAAIAELEKAKVILTRNAAGNVERADCKEAALSDAQLELFKGLPSLTYLSLENSEVTNSGLGTLAGIVPQLRVLGLRKCTAVSDEGLGQLKTLTNLEQLLLLYSRITDAGMPYVAELKGLRALDLRGCTQITDAGLAEVGKISTLVDLKLRNFELTDAGVKHLANLKLRTLEIEDANAVTSDGMVHLAGMTDLTKLNLMRTHIDDKGLESLAGMKKLRDLRLRGTSIDGTGLKHVLGSKDTLVYLDVSETPFGSDGMPTIAELKNLETLEMWAALIRDDDIPQLLGLAKLRDLSLEQCSRLTSEGLAKLAALPSLESLNIKQTRIDNDGLVALSKAPKLKSIDISNTEVTDGAIDKFKEARPNSTVTY
- a CDS encoding FAD-binding oxidoreductase, which encodes MYSRRSFLKTTVGTAGCVAAGRHLRSEEAEVDVNDVQSQLNATRVLDVQRPTSVAELQSLIRRVKRKDAALAVCGGRHAMGGQQFLTGATLIDTTGMCRVVRLDRTRGTVEVEAGMQWPALIEQLTRDQAGEEMLWTIRDKQSGVDNVCLGGSLASNIHGRGLKFAPMVETIESFVLIDAGGEARTCSRSENAELFSLAIGGYGLFGIVATVTLRLTPRFKVERVVDVIPVRDLLDRVQGRIDEGFVFGDCQYATDFRGPAEGHEGVFACYRPVTTDRDATPAIELPKSKWAELYRLARTDRTKAFETYANYYRSTNGQIYWSDRHQLSGNFQSYRDGWDTKASTDMITELYVPPRNFLAFLAAMRRDFVEHQCDLTYGTIRLIEPDGETFLRWATERLVCIICNLHVQHTAEGEAKAAKDFRRLIDRAIEFGGRYYLTYHRWATRTQVEACYPQFVEFLKLKRKYDPSERFQSNWYRHYRRMFEDRV
- a CDS encoding NADH-quinone oxidoreductase subunit C, whose amino-acid sequence is MLDTAAFVARFNGSTSEFRDNRRAIVPAAKLSEAASALKTEFGFDMLVDVTAVDYLEYEGATDRFGVVYCLLNTTTGERVILKTFVNDPDPALPSVYSLWKGADWMEREVFDMFGIKFEGHPDLRRILMPDEFTAFPLRKDYPLKGRGERHNFPVITRAES
- a CDS encoding NADH-quinone oxidoreductase subunit B encodes the protein MAEKLPDNVFLTTLDAAASWARKNSLWPMPFATACCGIELMATASSRFDLARFGAEVMRFSPRQCDLMIVAGRVVMKMLPVLQRIWMQMPEPKWCISMGACACTGGVFDTYAVVQGVDRFIPVDLYVPGCPPRPEQLIAALIEMQDIVQKTGTHNGREFGRRTTATGPIPIELDEIRRSREALPIVDLPIYNSPNLN
- a CDS encoding NADH-quinone oxidoreductase subunit A, producing the protein MSAFAPVLVYVLILIGFVITNMVLTHVLGPRKKTATKQMAYESGMDPVGDARQPFDVKFYLVAILFLVFDVELLFLYPWATCAYVDVGEGGLPLELRNTMFGIMIIFMATLAIAYAYAWRKGVFKWR
- the rimO gene encoding 30S ribosomal protein S12 methylthiotransferase RimO, with product MTNPVKGEKTFAFVSLGCPKNLVDSEKMLGHLAIDGFQVVSEPEGADFVVVNTCGFIEQSRAESKAVIQEMLDLKKAGGTKGVIVAGCLPERLGGTLLNEMPEIDHVVGVFGRDEIATVAEKLTGAAPSSLIQLESSLPGVAPLHREQRELFRPAAIKALDDRARMRLTPSHFAYLKISEGCDRTCTFCSIPKMRGKHVTKPIEMVIEEAKELAADGCKELILVAQDTTYYGLDLYGEVRLVQLLKELEKVDGLEWIRLMYLYPIHFSDELIDTIAGSSRIIPYLDMPLQHINSQVLKRMQRRVNREKTIELVEKLRGRIDNLVMRTTFVVGFPGETEEQFEELREFVKETQFQRMGVFPFSREPGTAADRLDGHLPDEVKAERVETLMADQQEIAFAWGDSMVGYELDCLIDEEVEEGVWSGRTFADAPEIDGTVYVQGENLNVGDFVPVEILERRDYDWIAAASEE